A stretch of the Glycine soja cultivar W05 chromosome 13, ASM419377v2, whole genome shotgun sequence genome encodes the following:
- the LOC114382427 gene encoding linamarin synthase 2-like translates to MDSLLHIQKPHVVCVPFPAQGHVNPFMQLAKLLHCVGFHITFVNTEFNHNRFVKSHGPDFVKGLPDFKFETIPDGLPPSDKDATQDVPALCDSTRKTCYGPLKELVMKLNSSSPEMPPVSCIIADGVMGFAGRVARDLGIQEVQLWTASACGFVGYLQFEELVKRGILPFKDENFAIDGTLDKSLNWISEMKDIRLKDLPSFIRTTTLDDTMFDFLGSEARNTLRSSSIIINTFQDLDGEAIDVLRIKNPNIYNIGPLHLIDRHFLEKEKGFKASGSSLWKNDSKCLAWLDKWEPNSVIYVNYGSITVMTEHHLKEFAWGLANSKQHFLWIIRPDVVMGESISLPQEFFDAIKDRGYITSWCVQEKVLSHPSVGAFLTHCGWNSTLESISAGVPMICWPFFAEQQTNCKYACTTWGIGMEINHDVRREEIAKLVKEMMMGEKGMEMKQKSLEWKKKAIRATDVGGSSYNDFYKLIKEVFHHSVL, encoded by the exons atggatTCACTACTTCATATCCAAAAGCCTCATGTTGTATGTGTACCATTTCCAGCACAAGGCCATGTAAACCCCTTTATGCAACTAGCCAAACTCCTTCATTGTGTGGGTTTCCACATAACCTTTGTGAACACTGAGTTCAACCACAACCGTTTTGTCAAGTCCCATGGACCAGACTTTGTTAAGGGTCTCCCTGATTTCAAATTTGAGACCATACCCGATGGCTTGCCGCCTTCGGATAAGGATGCAACTCAGGATGTTCCAGCACTGTGCGATTCTACTAGGAAAACTTGTTATGGTCCATTGAAAGAGTTGGTGATGAAGTTGAACTCTTCTTCCCCTGAAATGCCTCCGGTTAGTTGCATCATTGCTGATGGGGTTATGGGATTTGCTGGAAGAGTCGCAAGGGATTTGGGTATACAAGAGGTTCAACTTTGGACAGCCTCAGCGTGTGGTTTTGTGGGATATTTGCAATTCGAGGAACTGGTGAAAAGAGGCATTCTTCCATTCAAAG ATGAAAATTTTGCTATTGATGGCACCTTGGATAAGAGTTTAAATTGGATTTCTGAAATGAAGGATATTAGACTCAAAGACCTTCCAAGTTTTATCAGAACGACCACTTTGGATGATACTATGTTTGATTTCTTGGGTTCTGAGGCACGAAACACTTTGAGATCATCTTCAATCATCATTAACACATTCCAAGACTTAGATGGAGAAGCCATTGATGTCCTTAGGATCAAGAACCCTAACATATATAACATTGGCCCACTTCACTTGATTGATAGGCATTTTCTTGAGAAAGAAAAGGGCTTCAAGGCTAGTGGATCAAGTTTATggaaaaatgattcaaaatgcTTAGCATGGCTAGACAAATGGGAACCTAACTCAGTCATATATGTTAATTATGGAAGTATAACGGTGATGACAGAGCATCACTTGAAAGAATTTGCTTGGGGACTAGCAAATAGCAAGCAACATTTCTTATGGATAATAAGGCCAGATGTAGTAATGGGTGAATCTATATCTTTGCCACAAGAGTTCTTTGATGCGATCAAGGACAGGGGATATATAACAAGTTGGTGTGTTCAAGAGAAAGTGCTTTCTCATCCATCAGTTGGGGCCTTTCTAACCCATTGTGGTTGGAATTCTACACTTGAAAGTATATCTGCAGGTGTGCCTATGATTTGTTGGCCTTTCTTTGCCGAGCAACAAACAAATTGCAAGTATGCATGCACAACTTGGGGAATCGGAATGGAAATTAACCATGATGTTAGGAGAGAAGAGATAGCAAAGCTTGTGAAGGAAATGATGATGGGAGAAAAGGGAAtggaaatgaaacaaaaatcctTAGAGTGGAAGAAGAAAGCAATAAGAGCTACTGATGTTGGAGGATCATCTTACAATGATTTCTATAAGTTAATAAAGGAGGTTTTTCATCACAGTGTTCTTTAA